Proteins from a single region of Flavobacterium sp. K5-23:
- a CDS encoding DoxX family membrane protein produces the protein MNNVASMLILVFLAISFLQSGYDKLFYWKDNVDWLKGHFANTPLRNHVPLALMNILVLELIAGILCIVGCIELLINNGRIFGFYGAVFSCITLLMLLFGQRLAKDYDGARTIVMYFIPAVMAVYWLN, from the coding sequence ATGAACAACGTTGCCTCTATGTTAATTTTAGTCTTTTTGGCTATTTCATTTCTTCAATCCGGTTATGACAAGTTATTTTATTGGAAAGACAATGTCGACTGGTTGAAAGGTCATTTTGCCAATACTCCTTTAAGAAACCACGTCCCTCTGGCGCTTATGAACATTCTTGTTTTAGAATTAATCGCAGGAATTTTATGTATTGTAGGCTGTATCGAATTATTAATAAATAATGGTCGAATATTCGGGTTTTACGGAGCTGTTTTTTCTTGTATCACTTTGCTTATGTTGCTTTTTGGTCAACGATTAGCAAAAGATTATGACGGAGCCAGAACTATCGTTATGTATTTTATTCCTGCTGTTATGGCAGTATATTGGTTAAATTAA
- a CDS encoding DNA polymerase III subunit delta' → MRFSEILGQEHIKSHLTRSANLGRIPHAQLFVGPEGSGTLAMAIAYAQYILCSNQNGENTGSNTACNLKFDKISHPDLHFAYPTVTTEEVKKSPKSLDFITDWRQFILQNPYGGLFEWYAILGVQNKQGEIRVDDAQEILKALSLKSYEGGHKIMIVWMADKLNIAASNKLLKLLEEPPEKTVFILISENEEDIIQTIRSRCQVLHFNGLTEPIIAEALVTRENTEPKLAAKIAHQAQGNYNVALHLLHDDNDEFPFEQWFVTWVRAAFKAKGNAAAIQDLILWSEKIAGLGRETQKKFLQFCIEMFRQALLINYETKSLVYFEPKVDKFKLENFAPFVNGNNIQDIFKELSDAMYHVERNGNAKIILTDLSIKLTRLIHKK, encoded by the coding sequence ATGCGATTTTCAGAAATTCTAGGACAGGAACACATCAAAAGTCATTTGACAAGAAGTGCCAATTTAGGTAGAATTCCTCACGCACAATTGTTTGTGGGTCCTGAAGGAAGTGGCACATTGGCAATGGCAATTGCCTATGCGCAATATATTTTATGCAGCAATCAAAACGGAGAAAATACAGGTTCTAATACAGCCTGTAACTTGAAGTTTGATAAAATTTCACATCCTGATTTGCATTTTGCTTATCCTACGGTTACCACCGAAGAAGTGAAAAAAAGTCCAAAAAGCCTTGATTTCATAACTGACTGGAGACAATTCATTTTGCAAAACCCTTACGGTGGCTTGTTTGAATGGTATGCTATATTAGGAGTTCAAAATAAACAAGGAGAAATCAGAGTCGATGATGCGCAGGAAATTTTAAAAGCATTATCCTTAAAATCGTATGAAGGCGGTCATAAAATAATGATTGTATGGATGGCCGATAAATTGAATATCGCTGCTTCAAACAAACTGCTAAAATTACTGGAAGAGCCACCAGAAAAAACGGTTTTCATTTTAATCTCCGAAAACGAAGAAGATATTATCCAAACCATTCGATCCAGATGTCAAGTTTTACATTTCAATGGATTGACCGAACCTATAATTGCTGAAGCTTTAGTCACTCGAGAAAACACCGAGCCAAAATTAGCCGCTAAAATTGCACATCAAGCACAAGGAAATTATAATGTTGCTTTGCATTTATTGCATGATGACAATGACGAATTCCCATTTGAACAATGGTTTGTAACCTGGGTTCGTGCTGCTTTTAAAGCCAAAGGAAATGCTGCAGCCATACAAGATTTAATTCTTTGGAGCGAAAAAATTGCTGGATTGGGAAGAGAAACCCAGAAAAAATTTCTGCAGTTTTGCATTGAAATGTTCCGTCAAGCTTTATTGATTAATTATGAAACCAAAAGTTTAGTTTACTTCGAACCAAAAGTAGATAAATTTAAACTGGAGAATTTCGCGCCTTTCGTGAACGGGAATAACATTCAAGACATTTTCAAGGAACTATCTGATGCTATGTATCATGTGGAACGAAACGGAAATGCAAAAATCATATTAACTGATTTATCCATAAAACTCACACGTCTAATCCATAAAAAATAA
- the pgk gene encoding phosphoglycerate kinase, translating to MKTLNNFDFKNKKAIIRVDFNVPLDENFNVTDATRIEAAKPTIDAILAQGGSVILMSHLGRPKGVEEKYSLKHILKKTAEILGVPVQFAANCIGEEAATAASNLQAGSVLLLENLRFHSEEEAGDVVFAKELASLGDIYVNDAFGTAHRAHASTTIIAQFFPNEKCFGLLLAKEIESLNKVLKNSQKPVTAVLGGSKVSSKITVIENILDKVDHMIIGGGMTFTFVKALGGKIGNSICEDDKQELALEILRLAKEKGVQIHLPVDVVAANAFSNDADIQIIGVNEIPDGWQGLDAGPKSLAIFEKVIMESKTILWNGPLGVFELEKFANGTIELGNYIAASTKTGAFSLVGGGDSVAAVKQFGLEDKMSYVSTGGGAMLEMLEGKVLPGIAAILD from the coding sequence ATGAAAACTTTAAACAACTTTGATTTTAAAAATAAAAAAGCAATAATTCGCGTTGATTTTAATGTACCCTTAGATGAGAATTTTAATGTAACGGATGCCACTCGTATTGAAGCGGCAAAACCTACTATTGATGCGATTCTTGCTCAAGGTGGAAGCGTGATTTTAATGTCGCATTTAGGAAGACCAAAAGGAGTTGAAGAGAAATATTCATTAAAGCATATATTAAAAAAAACAGCTGAAATTCTTGGAGTACCGGTTCAGTTTGCTGCTAACTGTATTGGTGAAGAAGCTGCAACTGCGGCTTCAAACTTACAAGCGGGAAGTGTTTTATTATTAGAAAATTTACGTTTCCACAGTGAAGAAGAGGCTGGAGATGTTGTATTCGCTAAAGAATTAGCTTCTCTAGGGGATATTTATGTTAATGATGCTTTTGGAACTGCTCACAGAGCCCATGCTTCCACAACAATTATCGCTCAGTTTTTCCCGAATGAAAAATGTTTCGGATTATTATTGGCTAAAGAAATTGAGAGTTTAAACAAGGTTTTGAAAAACAGTCAAAAACCAGTTACTGCTGTTTTAGGCGGATCTAAAGTATCTTCTAAAATCACGGTTATTGAAAATATACTTGACAAAGTAGACCACATGATTATAGGTGGCGGAATGACTTTTACTTTTGTAAAAGCATTAGGAGGTAAAATAGGAAATTCTATTTGTGAAGACGATAAGCAGGAATTAGCATTGGAAATATTAAGATTGGCCAAAGAAAAAGGAGTGCAAATACATCTTCCAGTTGATGTTGTTGCAGCCAATGCTTTTTCTAATGATGCCGATATTCAAATTATAGGCGTTAATGAAATTCCTGATGGATGGCAAGGACTTGATGCGGGACCTAAATCACTAGCCATTTTTGAAAAAGTGATAATGGAATCTAAAACTATTCTTTGGAATGGTCCTTTAGGTGTTTTCGAATTAGAAAAATTTGCAAACGGTACAATTGAACTTGGAAACTATATTGCTGCTTCCACTAAGACTGGAGCTTTTTCTCTAGTAGGTGGTGGTGATTCAGTTGCCGCAGTGAAGCAATTTGGTCTGGAAGACAAAATGAGTTATGTTTCTACAGGTGGAGGCGCTATGTTAGAGATGTTAGAAGGTAAAGTATTGCCTGGTATTGCTGCAATTTTAGACTAA